The following coding sequences are from one Culex quinquefasciatus strain JHB chromosome 1, VPISU_Cqui_1.0_pri_paternal, whole genome shotgun sequence window:
- the LOC119769414 gene encoding uncharacterized protein LOC119769414, translating to MSSTALLLLLLLLFCLQTHTILTTRTHLGSFGGSSSIRNVRSARSEDNLALLRDRRSPRGVHSETDHRTGQLTKRRQMVSVCNPFSATTSPAVKALRGTETVPKPYPAEILWPAPYASTPLLLLLPDRTWLPRTTAAAGKYPRACVFV from the exons ATGTCGTCGACggcgttgctgctgctgttgttgctatTGTTTTGCCTCCAAACGCATACAATCTTGACCACTCGGACGCATCTCGGTTCCTTCGGAGGTTCCAGCAGCATCCGGAATGTCCGAAGCGCAAGGTCCGAAGACAATTTGGCACTTCTTCGAGATCGAAGGAGTCCGCGAGGGGTTCATTCGGAAACTGACCACCGCACTGGACAGCTCACGAAG CGTCGCCAAATGGTCAGCGTGTGTAATCCGTTTTCGGCGACGACGTCACCCGCTGTCAAAGCACTCCGCGGAACCGAAACCGTACCGAAACCGTACCCCGCCGAGATTCTCTGGCCAGCTCCGTACGCCAGTACGCCGCTGCTACTACTACTGCCAGACCGAACCTGGCTGCCTAGAACTACTGCCGCCGCTGGAAAGTATCCgcgcgcgtgtgtgtttgtgtga